The Lewinella sp. 4G2 nucleotide sequence TAAGTCAGGTAACGTGGTCAGGGGCACCTCGAAAGGCCAGGAAGTAGGTGAGCGATCAGGCGCGTTTTTTCGCGTAGCGACGCTTGCGCACAAAGTTAAACCCAAGGCCGAAGAGGGCGAGCAGCAGCAGCGGAAGACCGATGTTAAGTAAGCGCCACGACGTAGCGTTCGCCACCGCCGCTTCCTTGTCAGTGAGGCGCAGTTTAACCTCCTTGCCACGAGCACCAATCACCCCATTCGGGTTGAGCAGGTATTCGATGGCATTCAACATGAAGGTTTTGTTGGCGTACTGAAATTTCTCAAATTTGTTGAAGCCCAACGGGTAGTAGGGATTCTGTTTTCCCACCTCGTTGGAGAGCACGTCACCGTCAGCGATGATCATCATCCGGGTTGGCTCGGATTTGGCTTTGAACGCGATTCCATTCTCCCGTAACATGGCTTCGTTTTCCTTGCGCAGCCGGTTAGCATAAGGGCTGGTGAAGGAACCTTCCAGCAACATGGCCAGGGGTAAGGCCTCCTCGTCAAAACGGTCCAGGTCGAGACTGAATTTCTGCGCGTCCAGATCAATGGGGGAGGGAAGCCGTTGCCGGCGGGAACGGGGGCTCGTCGTCAGCAACACCGTTTTCTTGACGTCGGGGTCGTCGCTTACCGACTCGATCACAGTAGGGAAGCGAAGATCTACCGGGTCCAGATTTTTTACTACGGGGTGGTCTTCGCGCGGGATGGATTTTACGTGGTAGGGAAAGTCCACGAGAGTAATGTTGGTCCCTTCCGCACTCCGCCCCGTCGCCATAGCAATCTTGGTGTTTGAAAGATCCAGGGCGAGCACCGGCGGTAGGCGGAATCCGTATTTAAAGAAGATGTCCTCCAGCCCAGTGGAGTAAGGTTGGGGGTAGAATTCGTTCCGACCCTGCAAAGAGTCTAGGTCCATTGAAACGGCATCCACGGCCCAGAGGACTTTGCCGCCATTCATGATGTACTGGTCCAACTTGAATGCTTCAAAATCAGAAAAGGGAATGGTGGGCTTGGCGACAATCAGCAATTCAATGTCGTTGGGAATGAGCGCGAAGCTATCCAAATTCACTGGCCCCAGGTCGTAATCTTCGCGGAGGTTCCGCACGAGGTCGATCGTATTGATGCCGGGTAATTCCCCGTGGCCCATCGTGAAGCCAATGAGCGGCTTATCATTATTGGTCAGTCCCTCAATGGCGCGGCTCAGGTTGTACTCCAGCAAACTCTCCGCCTGGTTAATCCGTCGGATCTCACTCATGCCGGGTAGGGAAGGCGCAAGAAAAGGAACGACCCGCTGGCGCGTACCGTACGTCAATACGGCGTAGGGATAGACGGCGTTCAGGCTTCTTTCGGCTGCAGTGGCGGCAGAGTAAACCGTTACCGGGACGATGCCGAAGTCTTCTTGCAACTGCCGTTGGCGGTCGCGTACGATCTCGGGGTCACCACTCAGGGGATCGGAGAACTCCCACTCAATATTGTTGGTGTAAGAGGAGAAATCCAGCAGCAGATCGGAGACCTTTTCCTTCAGTCGTTCGTAATTGGCGGGCAACTTACCCGTGAGGAGAATGCGGATGGTGAGGCGCTCTTCCAGGTTCTCCAGCTGTTCGGCGGTATTATCCGTAAGCGTGAAGCGCTTGTCTTCCGTCAAATCCCAGGCGCCGTAGAGGGCCGTCCCGCCGATGCGTGCATTGGCCAGCACGTTGATGATCACGAGCAGGGCTACGGCCAAGGCGAACTGGACGAGCGATTGGTTGCGGTGTTTCTTTTCTAGTTGGGGCATACGTACGCTAAAAGAACGCGAAGGTAGGGCTTTGTATTTGGTCCGAAAACAGATTGCGGGCCCACCATCATTGGTTTCGTCGGCCAGACTTTAAACGCCAACCCTAAAGCATCCGCCGGCCTACTTTTTCTTCTTTTCCCAGGCTTCCGCCTCCTTCATCAAGTCCTCCAGCGACATATTATCGGTGCGGCTGAAGTGCAGCGTTTCTTTGTATTCCTGCCGGTCCAATTCCACTATTTTGATCTCGGTTCCGGTGTAAGCTTCGATGGCCCGCAACTTGTCGTGCTCATTCGGAGCGCAGAAGGTGTAAGCGATTCCCCGGCGGTCGCCACGGCCGGTCCGGCCCACACGGTGGACGTAATTATCGGGCTGGTCCGGCAGATCGTAGTTGATCACGTGGGTCACGTCGGCGATGTCAATTCCGCGGGCACTTACGTCGGTGGCGACCATCATCCGGGTAGCGCCTTCCCGGAAGTCTTCCAGCGCTTTATTCCGGTCGTCCTGGCTCATGTCTCCGTGTAGGACCAGGGCTTCAATACCGACGCGTGCCATTGCTTTTGTTACTCTTTCGGCGCGGACGCGGGTGCGAACAAATGTAAGGAGCTTCGCCTCCGGGTTTTCTTTGTAGAAGCGCTCGAGGAAAAATCGCTTATCATCCATTTCGATGAAGACGACGGAGTGATCGACGTTGCGAGAAATAGGATCCTTCGGTGAGATCTGAATTCGTATCGGCTTTTTGACCAGCGTGTAGGCCAATTTCTTGATCTTCTCATTGATGGTGGCCGAAAAGAACAGGGTCTGCCGTCGTTTGACGAGGTGGCCCATGATGCCACGGATATCATCAATAAAACCAAGGTCGAGCATCAGGTCCGCTTCGTCCAGTACGAGGATGTTGACGCGGCTGAGGCGCAGCGCTCCCTGATTCAACAAGTCAAACATCCGGCCGGGGGTGGCGATGAGGATGTCGACACCATCCTGCAACTGCGCGATCTGTGGGTCCTGTTCCACCCCTCCGGTCAGGGCAAATATATTGACGCGGGTACCCTTCGCCAGGTCGGAAAACACCTGATCCAATTGCATGGCCAACTCCCGGGTAGGGACCATTACCAGACACTTGATGCCGTCCTTCCGCCGCTGCCGTTCTTTCCCGGTGTGGATCAACTGGATGACCGGGATGGCGAAAGCCGCCGTCTTCCCCGTGCCGGTTTGGGCGATCCCCATCACATCTTCACCTTTCAGGATATGGCGGATGGCCTTGTACTGGATATCCGTAGGTCGTTTCCAACCCAGCTTACCGATTGATCTTTTGATTTCCGGAGCGAGGGGATATTGGTCGAATTTCATGCTGCGAAGGTACGGCCCCCCGGGGGCAGTTACTGAAACTTAAAGCTGTACCCGAGGCTGATCACCGGAGCTCCAAAAATGGTCAGCCGGAAGCTCTCCAGCGGGCTGCCGGAAGTCTCCGCGGTAGCGGCGCCAGAAGTGCGGGGTTGGTAGTAGATATTGTAGGCGTTCTTCCGGCCGTAGAGATTGTAGACCGTAAAGATCCAGTCGCCCACCCATCGTTTTTCCTCCAGTTTGGCGTTGTGAATGCGCCAACTGAAATCCAACCGGTGGTAAACGGGAAGCCGCGCATTGTTGCGTTCCAGGAACAACGGAACCGGCGTCTCACCAATCTGCAGAACCCCGTTAGGAACGGTGTACGGACGATTGGATTGCACCACGAAATTGAGACTGATTTGGTTAGCCTTCTGGTCGTCCAGCGTCAGGTTGAGGTTGAAGGTGTGGGGTTGATCGAAGTACCCATTGTACTGCTGGCCGGCGTTAACGCTGGTATTGAAAGTTGGCCCATCCACCGTGTTAAGGCTGCGCGCGTAAGCGTAGTTGATCTCTCCGGTAAAATTGCCCTTCCG carries:
- the gldG gene encoding gliding motility-associated ABC transporter substrate-binding protein GldG, which produces MPQLEKKHRNQSLVQFALAVALLVIINVLANARIGGTALYGAWDLTEDKRFTLTDNTAEQLENLEERLTIRILLTGKLPANYERLKEKVSDLLLDFSSYTNNIEWEFSDPLSGDPEIVRDRQRQLQEDFGIVPVTVYSAATAAERSLNAVYPYAVLTYGTRQRVVPFLAPSLPGMSEIRRINQAESLLEYNLSRAIEGLTNNDKPLIGFTMGHGELPGINTIDLVRNLREDYDLGPVNLDSFALIPNDIELLIVAKPTIPFSDFEAFKLDQYIMNGGKVLWAVDAVSMDLDSLQGRNEFYPQPYSTGLEDIFFKYGFRLPPVLALDLSNTKIAMATGRSAEGTNITLVDFPYHVKSIPREDHPVVKNLDPVDLRFPTVIESVSDDPDVKKTVLLTTSPRSRRQRLPSPIDLDAQKFSLDLDRFDEEALPLAMLLEGSFTSPYANRLRKENEAMLRENGIAFKAKSEPTRMMIIADGDVLSNEVGKQNPYYPLGFNKFEKFQYANKTFMLNAIEYLLNPNGVIGARGKEVKLRLTDKEAAVANATSWRLLNIGLPLLLLALFGLGFNFVRKRRYAKKRA
- a CDS encoding DEAD/DEAH box helicase translates to MKFDQYPLAPEIKRSIGKLGWKRPTDIQYKAIRHILKGEDVMGIAQTGTGKTAAFAIPVIQLIHTGKERQRRKDGIKCLVMVPTRELAMQLDQVFSDLAKGTRVNIFALTGGVEQDPQIAQLQDGVDILIATPGRMFDLLNQGALRLSRVNILVLDEADLMLDLGFIDDIRGIMGHLVKRRQTLFFSATINEKIKKLAYTLVKKPIRIQISPKDPISRNVDHSVVFIEMDDKRFFLERFYKENPEAKLLTFVRTRVRAERVTKAMARVGIEALVLHGDMSQDDRNKALEDFREGATRMMVATDVSARGIDIADVTHVINYDLPDQPDNYVHRVGRTGRGDRRGIAYTFCAPNEHDKLRAIEAYTGTEIKIVELDRQEYKETLHFSRTDNMSLEDLMKEAEAWEKKKK